One Paenibacillus sp. FSL H7-0737 DNA segment encodes these proteins:
- a CDS encoding alpha/beta hydrolase family protein, producing the protein MERNIVIRHNGEELTASIHYPSKEKGTSTRCKDRLPLAVICHGFVGNRIGVDRIFVKAARELAQDGYMVIRFDYAGCGESSGNYGEEDMESMIAQTRAVLDYGISSADVDPQRVTLIGHSLGGAVALLTSIRDRRVKNLVLWASVGYPFNDIVKIVGREAYDRSVKNGSADYVGYSFTPVYFNSLAAFQPFQEASKFSGDVLVIHGTSDDVIPVDYAFLYQKLFWTRPEGRCDKEIIFQGDHTFSSGPAQQQLLKRTREWMNEQEHVQTEWQNWMI; encoded by the coding sequence ATGGAACGGAATATTGTAATTCGGCATAACGGCGAAGAATTGACAGCGAGCATCCATTATCCGAGTAAAGAGAAGGGAACTTCCACACGTTGCAAGGACAGATTGCCATTAGCTGTAATCTGCCATGGATTTGTGGGTAACCGGATTGGAGTCGATCGGATATTTGTCAAAGCAGCTCGTGAGCTGGCGCAAGACGGGTATATGGTCATTCGATTTGACTATGCGGGCTGCGGCGAGAGCAGCGGTAATTACGGCGAGGAGGATATGGAGTCGATGATCGCTCAGACTAGAGCGGTGCTCGATTACGGAATTAGCTCTGCCGATGTGGATCCACAGCGTGTGACGCTTATTGGCCATAGTCTGGGTGGGGCGGTTGCGCTTCTGACAAGTATTCGTGATCGCCGCGTGAAGAATCTCGTGCTGTGGGCCTCCGTGGGTTACCCCTTCAATGATATTGTGAAGATCGTAGGGCGGGAGGCGTATGACCGTTCGGTGAAGAATGGATCAGCGGATTACGTGGGCTACTCGTTCACACCGGTATATTTCAATTCTTTGGCGGCCTTCCAGCCTTTCCAAGAGGCTAGTAAATTCAGCGGTGATGTGCTCGTCATTCATGGTACGTCTGACGATGTCATCCCCGTGGATTATGCATTCCTTTACCAGAAATTATTCTGGACGCGTCCTGAGGGACGATGCGATAAAGAGATCATTTTTCAAGGTGATCATACCTTTTCTTCTGGGCCAGCACAGCAGCAGCTGCTAAAGCGGACAAGAGAGTGGATGAACGAACAGGAGCATGTGCAGACAGAGTGGCAAAATTGGATGATATAG
- a CDS encoding DODA-type extradiol aromatic ring-opening family dioxygenase yields MKLPSFFIAHGSPLLALEDNEYTRFLERLGQELEAPRGIVVFSAHWDSPEQLLTMDEKHETQHDFYGFPEEMYTLTYPAPGDPALTKRISELFKGNNLSHQPVLGRGLDHGVWVILKKMFPKADIPVVALSVDSLRSPKEQYNIGRMLAPLRDEGILLIGSGGLVHNLRMLNESDQPEEWALEFDAWIAKGLESWDLPSLFAYEKKAPHVRDAVPSYGREHFAPLFYAMGTADGSRKAERIFQAYQYGTLSLNCWKLD; encoded by the coding sequence ATGAAATTACCGTCATTTTTTATCGCGCACGGTTCTCCGCTCCTCGCACTGGAGGATAACGAGTATACCCGTTTTCTGGAGCGGCTTGGTCAAGAACTAGAAGCACCACGGGGTATAGTAGTATTCTCAGCGCACTGGGATAGCCCAGAACAGCTACTCACCATGGATGAGAAGCACGAAACACAACACGACTTCTACGGATTTCCTGAAGAAATGTATACGCTGACCTATCCAGCCCCAGGCGATCCAGCTCTAACCAAGCGGATTTCCGAGCTCTTTAAGGGTAACAATCTTTCACATCAGCCCGTTCTGGGGCGAGGACTCGATCACGGAGTCTGGGTAATACTGAAAAAAATGTTTCCGAAAGCCGATATTCCGGTAGTCGCTTTATCCGTCGATTCACTACGTTCTCCCAAGGAACAGTATAATATCGGGCGGATGTTAGCCCCTCTGCGTGACGAAGGCATACTGCTGATAGGAAGCGGTGGACTTGTTCACAATTTGCGGATGCTTAATGAAAGTGATCAGCCTGAAGAGTGGGCGCTTGAATTCGATGCGTGGATTGCCAAAGGGTTAGAATCTTGGGATTTACCTTCACTGTTTGCTTATGAGAAAAAAGCTCCGCATGTTCGTGATGCGGTTCCATCTTACGGAAGAGAGCATTTCGCACCTCTCTTTTATGCGATGGGAACAGCGGATGGCAGCAGAAAGGCAGAGCGAATATTTCAAGCGTATCAATATGGGACATTAAGCCTCAATTGCTGGAAGCTAGACTAA